One genomic segment of Candidatus Hydrogenedentota bacterium includes these proteins:
- a CDS encoding FAD-binding oxidoreductase translates to MSGLKSSARVVVIGGGIAGCSTAYHLAKLGWKDVLLVERARLTS, encoded by the coding sequence ATGTCGGGGTTGAAGTCGTCGGCGCGCGTGGTCGTAATCGGCGGCGGCATCGCCGGATGCTCGACCGCCTACCATCTCGCAAAGCTTGGCTGGAAGGACGTGCTGCTCGTCGAGCGCGCGCGCCTGACCAGC